The nucleotide sequence AGCTTAATAGACTGGTCTTTGCTGAAGGTATCTTCATGGATCTAAATCACAAGGGCTCCATGAAGAGTCCATTACCCTATaacagatgcaaaactcctcacaACGGAGGCCATTTATTCTAGGGCTAGAGATGACAAAGGAACCATACCTCACCCCTGTCCTCCGGATCAGTTTACAGCAAAACCAGAAATAAAGGCTCccctccttcattttttaaaggaggCGGTTGAGAGAATAGGAGGGAGGTAGAGCAGGAGGGAAGGTGAGAGGCATATTAGTAAACACAGAACGGTAAAATCAACTCTACATTCATTTATAGTCCTTCTACTCTCAGTCCTAACACTACCTCCTTTATGAAGTCTTCCTGAGGCACAAAGGAATTATCAGGTTCACCTTCTCTTCCGCTCACTCCAGGACTGTGTACTGACCACCCCTAGTTACTCTGGTGTAACCTCACCATCTCCCCTACCAGACTGTCAAGCTTCCTGGGAGCAGGGACAGCGCATCTTTGCGTTCTCGGCAGCTCGCCTTGGCCCTAACTGGTGCTCGGAAAGTTTGCTGGAAGGATGGATTTGTGGAGCACTTTAGCACTTCTTAGCCGCTCCCAGGACTGTCCACTACTCCTCCCTCTGGCAGGAACCCAAAGGCCAGTGAGGGCCGGGAGACCCCACAGGGCTCTTCTCGCACTTATCCGGCCCCAAACTGTAGCTCCCCTCCTTTGCGGCAGTTGAGGTACGTTAGGTTCCACTGTGTTGCGTTACGGGAAGTGTAGGGGCGAAAAGCGGAAGAGGCGGGGCGAGTGGGCCGTTCGCTTCCGGCACCGAGGCACCCGGCCTGGGGTCGCGGAGCTTGGAGGCCGGCCATTCCTCAACGCTGACCTTTCCCGGCTGTCCTCCGCGCCACCGAGGCGGTAGAGCGGATCCGCGCGGGAGGCGAGAAGCTCCGAGGCGTCGCAGCTGGTGCACAGGCCCCGGCGCCTGCCGGCTGCGCTATGGTCCAGCTCAGTGAGTGATGGGGGCCCCGGGAGACCTTAAAGGCGGTCGCCGGGGGTAGGGGGCGTGCGGGACTGGGTGGAGCGGCGCTCTCGTAGACGAGCTAGAGGCAACCCGTACCTGAAACTGCACACTTTTGACCCTCTCCTCAgtggttttcttgttttgtttttaagttttcgCGGAAACCCTATGAGATAAACGGCatcaattttataaatgaggcaGCTGGACTCCGACATGGTCCAGAGCCAGTGTTGAGTGCGTTGGGGGATGGCTGGAGTGCATAAGAGGAGTTTCACAAAGAAACGGTATCTAAGTCAGATTGACAAGAATTGGTTGGAAGTAAGGACCTTTCAGTGGAGGAAGGGGACTCATTTCATCTATCTCATTTTGTCGGTTTTGTGCCCTCGATTCTTGTGTCTTAACCACTTATTTGTCTACAGGTACTCTGCTCTGCAAGGCCTACCATGGAGGCCACTTAACTATCCGCCTTACCCTGGGTGGCTGTACCAACCGGCCTTTCTACCGCATCGTGGCTGCTCACAACAAGTGCCCCAGGGATGGACGTttcgtggagcagctgggctcctATGATCCACTGCCCAACAGTCATGGAGAGAAAATCGTTGCTCTCAACCTAGACCGGATCCGGCATTGGATTGGCTGTGGAGCCCACCTCTCTAAGCCTGTGGAAAAGCTTCTCGGTAACTCAGCTCTAGCCTTACCTCTCTGAGGGGATTTTAAATTGAAATCAGCTCCAAGATGATGGGAATTAAGAACGATTTTCATTATCTCCAGGCTAATCAGGACTGGAGTGAGAACTGAAATTGATCTGATTGCCATTTTGAATCTGGAGATTCCTTTTGTAGACTCCTTTATGAGACTTTCTGGATGACTGAGATTTTATGCTAAAAAATGGGAACGGTGTGTCTTGAATGGCTATCTGtcagttcttttttgtttccaagtAAGGAAAATAGTGTTAGGAAGTAGACAACATCCACTGTGACCTTGCAGTAAACGGAAGGAAGTGAGTTGGGGGAAGAGGTAAAACATTTTGTTGAGTGAGGAACTTGATTTGAATCTATGTTTTAGATCAGGTCTCTGTTAGACCTCAGTTCAGTGATGCTGAGTTCCCAGGGAAACATTAGCTTGTATTGTTATAATGAATGAAAATACTGTTACTTTTAGGTCTTTCTGGCTTTTTCCCTCTGCATCCGATGGTGATCACAAATGCTGAGAGGCTGCGACGGAAACGGGCACGAGAAGTCCTCTTAGCGGCTCAGAGAACAGATACAGAGGctacagaaacaaaagcaaactgaCTTCAGTGATCATAGCACTGGGAACAAGGTCGAAGTCCTCTTAAAATATTTGTGCAGATCTcttagttttattatatttagaggtcaataaatggaattttttaagtCATCCATGGTATTCTGGCCTGACCTGAACAGGGCCCAGGGAGAGGTTTGTTCTTGACTGACATAAAGCTGGGTATAGGTACTAATTAGCTTTTTCAGCCTTCATCTGGGGAAAGACAGTGGCTGTGGGGTGGATTGGACTCTGGGTCTCTTGGACAACTTTACAGCCTGCTaccttccaggacttccctgtgTTTCAAAGTCCCCAACCAGCATGTCTGTGTCCTATCCAACTAATTCCTACTTTAGTCATTTATGGTCATCCCACCAGCTCAGGAACACAGTTATTTCACTTACTGTTTTTGTAATTGCAGATTTACATTGTCTTGTAAATGCAAAATTTCAGATTTACAAAGGTAGGTTTGTTATGAGCTTTTAGGCTCTAACAACCTGCTTTTTAGGAATAACTGGAAGAAAGATAATATTGTAAAGTACCCACATACATTTTAGGCCTTTTCCGTGCAAGGTTATTTGTGAGAATTATAAGATATCATGAAATTAAGTAGGATTATCTCGTTTATAGGAGTGGAAGCTGAAGTTCAGCAGtagaaacttgcccaaggccacatagtTTTAATATTGGGCAGAGCTAAGAGTCAGACCCCAATGTTCCTACCTGGAGAGCCCTTTCCAACATGTCGTATTGTCTGTAGCTGGGGAAATGAGCTAAGATGAGGGGCTttataaaaatccatttaaaaagtCAGTGACAGAATCAGGTTTAGGTATCATGATTTTGTAATACAGATGACTGGTTGTGTCCCCCAAAACCCAAATAGCACATACTCTGTTCCACCAGAAGTGCAGCAGGA is from Globicephala melas chromosome 16, mGloMel1.2, whole genome shotgun sequence and encodes:
- the MRPS16 gene encoding small ribosomal subunit protein bS16m translates to MVQLSTLLCKAYHGGHLTIRLTLGGCTNRPFYRIVAAHNKCPRDGRFVEQLGSYDPLPNSHGEKIVALNLDRIRHWIGCGAHLSKPVEKLLGLSGFFPLHPMVITNAERLRRKRAREVLLAAQRTDTEATETKAN